A DNA window from Camelina sativa cultivar DH55 chromosome 13, Cs, whole genome shotgun sequence contains the following coding sequences:
- the LOC104735314 gene encoding NAC domain-containing protein 83 produces the protein MDNVKLVKNGVLRLPPGFRFHPTDEELVVQYLKRKVSSSPLPASIIPEFDVCRADPWDLPGNLDKERYFFSTREAKYPNGNRSNRATGSGYWKATGIDKRVVTSRGNQIVGLKKTLVFYKGKPPHGSRTDWIMHEYRLSSSPPSCMGPTQNWVLCRIFLKKRAGNKNDDDDGDSRNLRYNNNNTNDQIDIITRTEQTDDKTKPIFFDFMRKERTTDLNLMPSSPSSDHASSGVTTEIFSSSSSDEETSSCNSFRRNL, from the exons ATGGACAATGTTAAACTGGTTAAGAATGGTGTTCTGAGATTGCCACCTGGATTCAGATTTCATCCTACTGATGAAGAGCTTGTGGTTCAGTACCTTAAGaggaaagtttcttcttctcctttgccAGCTTCTATCATCCCTGAGTTTGATGTTTGCAGAGCTGATCCTTGGGATTTACCTG GTAATTTAGACAAGGAGAGGTACTTTTTTAGCACAAGAGAAGCCAAGTACCCAAATGGGAACCGGTCCAACCGAGCAACCGGGTCTGGTTATTGGAAAGCTACCGGTATTGATAAACGGGTTGTGACCTCTAGAGGAAATCAAATCGTTGGTTTGAAGAAAACTCTTGTTTTTTACAAAGGCAAACCACCTCATGGCTCTAGAACCGATTGGATCATGCACGAATaccgtctctcttcttctcctccg agttgTATGGGTCCAACTCAGAACTGGGTTCTCTGCCGTATCTTCTTGAAGAAAAGAGCCGGTAACAagaacgacgacgacgacggagaTAGCCGGAATCttagatataataataataacactaaTGACCAAATTGATATAAttacaagaacagaacaaacAGATGATAAAACGAAACCAATCTTCTTCGATTTCATGAGAAAAGAAAGGACAACAGATTTGAACCTTATGCCTAGCTCTCCTTCTTCAGACCATGCTTCAAGTGGAGTCACGACGgagatcttctcttcttcttcttccgatgaAGAGACCAGTAGTTGCAATAGTTTCAGAAgaaatctttaa
- the LOC104735316 gene encoding uncharacterized protein LOC104735316 → MAKEGTTVIGVPYYAGQNPYQAGIVPPNAIYGDPLGAPIQQTIYRDTPAPFNCLYCGNTGLTNLRSKPGVAAVVACMMPFMLGFCFLCPSMDCLWNKQHHCPQCGNKVADFEKSDPCLVMDPPMWKQPSFALPA, encoded by the exons atggCGAAAGAGGGAACAACGGTGATCGGAGTTCCGTATTACGCGGGGCAGAATCCGTACCAGGCCGGGATTGTGCCGCCGAACGCTATCTACGGTGATCCGTTGGGTGCTCCGATCCAGCAAACGATTTATCGAGACACTCCTGCTCCTTTCAATTGCCTTTATTGCGGCAATACTGGTCTCACCAATCTCAG ATCAAAACCTGgtgttgctgctgttgttgctTGTATGATGCCGTTTATGCTTGGATTCTGTTTTCTCTGCCCTTCAATGGATTGTCTCTGGAACAAACAGCACCATTGCCCTCAGTGTGGGAACAAG GTTGCTGACTTTGAGAAATCAGATCCTTGCCTTGTTATGGATCCGCCTATGTGGAAGCAACCGAGCTTTGCACTCCCTGCATGA
- the LOC109124666 gene encoding GEM-like protein 5, translating to MTGSKEGETHQAQPQPQIVDQEQPKTLETEDQKQQQQQPSSSSPDQKKWGTHVMGAPAAPVSHPDNQQAAAWVAGDNHQTQYQPYVIYSPVEHHQTNNNPLEPVIGMFNTWSRKAETVARNLWHNLKTGPSMSETAWGKVNLTAKAITKGGFESLFRQIFGTEPNESLKKTFACYLSTTTGPVAGTIYLSNARVAFCSDRPLFFTAPSGQGAWSYYRVVVPLGNVATVNPVVMKETPPEKYIQVTTVDGHDFWFMGFVNYEKATHHLLTSVSEFQTAHSSVSG from the exons ATGACAGGATCGAAAGAAGGAGAAACTCACCAGGCTCAGCCTCAGCCACAGATCGTTGATCAAGAACAACCCAAAACTCTAGAAACAGAAgaccaaaaacaacaacaacaacaaccttctTCATCGTCTCCGGATCAGAAGAAATGGGGTACTCACGTGATGGGAGCTCCGGCAGCTCCCGTATCTCACCCCGATAACCAGCAAGCGGCAGCGTGGGTCGCCGGAGATAACCATCAGACTCAGTACCAACCGTACGTCATCTACTCTCCTGTCGAACATCACCAAACTAACAACAACCCTCTCGAGCCAGTCATCGGAATGTTCAATACCTGGAGCCGCAAGGCTGAAACCGTCGCTCGTAACCTCTGGCACAATC TGAAGACAGGACCATCTATGTCTGAAACGGCGTGGGGAAAGGTTAATTTGACGGCGAAAGCCATAACAAAGGGAGGGTTCGAGTCACTTTTCAGGCAGATCTTCGGAACAGAGCCAAACGAGAGTCTGAAGAAAACTTTCGCATGTTACCTCTCAACGACGACAGGACCTGTTGCTGGAACTATCTATCTCTCTAATGCTCGTGTAGCTTTCTGCAGTGACCGTCCTCTCTTCTTCACAGCACCTTCTGGCCAAGGAGCTTGGAGCTACTACAGG GTGGTGGTACCGTTGGGGAATGTTGCTACGGTGAATCCGGTTGTGATGAAGGAGACTCCTCCAGAGAAGTATATTCAGGTGACGACGGTGGACGGACATGACTTTTGGTTCATGGGTTTTGTGAATTACGAGAAGGCTACGCATCATCTGCTCACTAGTGTCTCGGAGTTTCAAACAGCACACAGCTCTGTGTCTGGCTAA